One window of the Drosophila gunungcola strain Sukarami chromosome 3L unlocalized genomic scaffold, Dgunungcola_SK_2 000009F, whole genome shotgun sequence genome contains the following:
- the LOC128259733 gene encoding uncharacterized protein LOC128259733 produces the protein MLIHTLVLVLVQVVLAIVQGSLAEKMMRPKFKDIKIWSDEKFVSHKVVYDSSDPHLNFSMEVHQELHDVDIHLEVRIANKQDALYTTNLNTTLNVCRILGFANKSPVGRFVHGFIREFGNIVDSCPIAKGSYFVNKFWWPEDPTTAMLPEMEFEIVWQAMLLDASKKRTLIMNDHFGGEFVVQDVNNLKPGIFAMLPKIV, from the exons ATGTTGATACACACCCTGGTCCTGGTGCTGGTGCAGGTGGTCCTTGCCATTGTCCAAGGCTCCCTGGCCGAG AAAATGATGCGGCCCAAGTTCAAGGACATCAAGATCTGGAGCGACGAGAAGTTCGTCAGCCACAAGGTGGTGTACGACAGCAGCGACCCGCACCTGAACTTCTCCATGGAGGTGCACCAGGAGCTGCACGACGTGGACATCCATTTGGAGGTGCGCATCGCCAACAAGCAGGACGCGCTCTACACCACCAACCTGAACACCACCCTGAACGTGTGCCGCATCCTGGGCTTCGCCAACAAGTCGCCAGTGGGGCGCTTCGTGCACGGCTTCATCCGCGAGTTTGGCAACATCGTCGACAGTTGCCCCATCGCCAAG GGCTCCTACTTCGTCAACAAGTTCTGGTGGCCCGAGGACCCCACCACCGCCATGCTGCCGGAGATGGAGTTCGAGATCGTCTGGCAGGCCATGCTACTGGACGCCAGCAAGAAGCGCACCCTGATCATGAACGACCACTTCGGAGGGGAGTTCGTCGTTCAGGATGTCAACAACCTCAAGCCCGGCATCTTCGCCATGCTGCCCAAGATCGTCTAG
- the LOC128259745 gene encoding protein new-glue 1-like, producing the protein MRFLFVLVFGVLLCLVQAQDETATTTAASSDTTTTTAASSDTTTTTAASSDTTTTTAASSDTTTTTASSSTKSPSAAEAKRRRRARRRRLARERQRRERRRQRRTERLRLQLENQRRLINQLRG; encoded by the coding sequence ATGCGGTTCCTATTCGTTCTTGTCTTCGGCGTGCTCTTGTGCCTTGTCCAGGCTCAGGATGAgaccgccaccaccaccgcgGCCTCCTCCGacaccaccactaccaccgccgcctcctcagacaccaccactaccaccgccgcctcctccgacaccaccactaccaccgccgcctcctccgacaccaccactaccaccgCGTCCTCCTCCACCAAGTCCCCTTCGGCGGCGGAGGCCAAAAGGCGCAGACGAGCCCGCCGCCGTCGCCTGGCTCGGGAGCGCCAGCGCCGCGAGCGCAGGAGGCAGCGCAGGACTGAGAGGCTGCGCCTGCAACTGGAGAACCAGCGCCGTCTGATCAACCAGCTGCGCGGATAG
- the LOC128259744 gene encoding protein new-glue 3-like — protein MRFLFVLVFGVLLCLVQAQDETATTTAASSDTTTTTAASSDTTTTTAASSDTTTAASSDTTTTTAASSDTTTKTSSSTKSPSAAEAKRRRRARERRRRQERRQRQERRRRRMKQQLARQRRLINQLQG, from the coding sequence ATGCGGTTCCTATTCGTTCTTGTCTTCGGCGTGCTCTTGTGCCTTGTCCAGGCTCAGGATGAgaccgccaccaccaccgccgcctcctcagacaccaccactaccaccgccgcctcctccGACACCACTACTAccaccgccgcctcctccgacaccaccaccgccgcctcctccgacactaccactaccaccgccgcctcctccGACACCACCACCAAaacctcctcctccaccaaGTCCCCTTCGGCGGCGGAGGCCAAAAGGCGCAGACGAGCCCGGGAACGCCGTCGTCGGCAGGAGCGGAGGCAGCGCCAGGAGAGGAGGAGGCGCAGGATGAAGCAGCAGCTGGCGAGGCAGCGCCGCCTGATCAACCAGCTTCAGGGATAA
- the LOC128259735 gene encoding uncharacterized protein LOC128259735: MRDAFARSCCALSLVLVVLIPVTGAWRSFKVILASIDFEANEKVVDLRVDLQNELGESKVSIDMKTLEDLDDVQLAVDIGLETDKGNYSTLINRTLNFCKLMKQRTSDPLLRGIYEDLLKHGNFIKECPIRRGTYSLTNYKVDEEMLPSFLPEAKFRFGLQISKPKGGVIVRSIVFGRIDKSKGFDNLKRFSLG; the protein is encoded by the exons ATGCGTGATGCGTTCGCCCGAAGCTGCTGTGCCCTAAGCCTCGTTCTGGTGGTGCTCATCCCCGTGACCGGAGCCTGG CGCTCTTTCAAGGTCATCCTCGCGAGCATCGATTTCGAGGCGAACGAGAAGGTCGTGGACCTGAGGGTGGACCTGCAGAACGAACTGGGCGAGTCGAAGGTGAGCATAGACATGAAGACGCTCGAGGACCTCGACGATGTCCAGCTGGCGGTCGACATCGGACTGGAAACGGACAAGGGGAACTACTCCACCCTGATCAACCGCACCCTCAACTTCTGCAAGCTGATGAAGCAGCGCACCTCGGACCCGCTGCTGCGCGGGATCTACGAGGACCTGCTCAAGCACGGCAACTTCATCAAGGAGTGCCCCATCCGGCGCGGCACCTACAGCCTGACCAACTACAAGGTGGACGAGGAGATGCTGCCCAGCTTCCTGCCGGAGGCCAAGTTCCGGTTCGGCCTGCAGATTTCGAAGCCCAAGGGCGGAGTGATCGTACGGTCCATCGTCTTCGGCCGGATCGACAAGTCCAAGGGGTTCGACAACCTCAAGCGGTTCAGTCTGGGCTGA
- the LOC128259747 gene encoding protein new-glue 1-like, with amino-acid sequence MRFLFVLVFGVLLCLVQAQDETTTTTAASSDTTTTTAASSDTTTTTAASSDTTTTTASSSTKSPSAAEAKRRRRARRRRLARERQRRERRRQRRTERLRLQLENQRRLINQLRG; translated from the coding sequence ATGCGGTTCCTATTCGTTCTTGTCTTCGGCGTGCTCTTGTGCCTTGTCCAGGCTCAGGATGAGACCACCACTACCACCGCCGCCTCCTCAGacaccaccactaccaccgccgcctcctccgacaccaccactaccaccgccgcctcctccgacaccaccactaccaccgCGTCCTCCTCCACCAAGTCCCCTTCGGCGGCGGAGGCCAAAAGGCGCAGACGAGCCCGCCGCCGTCGCCTGGCTCGGGAGCGCCAGCGCCGCGAGCGCAGGAGGCAGCGCAGGACTGAGAGGCTGCGCCTGCAACTGGAGAACCAGCGCCGTCTGATCAACCAGCTGCGCGGATAG